A window from Melitaea cinxia chromosome 5, ilMelCinx1.1, whole genome shotgun sequence encodes these proteins:
- the LOC123654121 gene encoding protein-tyrosine sulfotransferase codes for MGRGGRARLVAALAAAALVLWAWRGAGRGAGPARPGGAPVEGRELPLIFIGGVPRSGTTLMRAMLDAHRDVRCGQETRVVPRILQMRQHWMRSQKESVRLEQAGVSKAVLDNAIAAFCLEVIVRHGEPAPRLCNKDPLVLKMGTYVLELFPNAKFLFMVRDGRATVHSIITRKVTITGFDLTSYRQCLTKWNHAVELMYQQCKSLGPSRCLLVRYESLVLAPETTMRRVLDFLDLPWDEAVLHHERYINQPNGVALSNVERSSDQVVRPVNLDALDKWVGQVPADVRADMAELAPMLSVLGYDPWANPPRYAAAPDLAPRQPPDKSLDKSLDKSPDKSPDPHPDRSPESIVAELNDAPPL; via the exons ATGGGGCGCGGGGGGCGCGCGCGGCTGGTGGCGGCGCTGGCCGCGGCGGCGCTGGTGCTGTGGGCGTGGCGCGGCGCGGGGCGGGGCGCCGGCCCGGCGCGGCCCGGCGGCGCGCCCGTGGAGGGCCGCGAGCTGCCGCTCATCTTCATCGGCGGCGTGCCGCGCTCGGGCACCACGCTCATGCGGGCCATGCTCGACGCGCACCGCGACGTGCGCTGCGGCCAGGAGACGCGCGTGGTGCCGCGCATCCTGCAGATGCGCCAGCACTGGATGCGCTCGCAGAAGGAGAGCGTGCGGCTCGAGCAGGCGGGCGTGTCCAAGGCGGTGCTGGACAACGCCATCGCCGCCTTCTGCCTCGAGGTGATCGTGCGCCACGGCGAGCCGGCGCCGCGCCTGTGCAACAAAGATCCGCTAGTCCTCAAGATGGGCACCTACGTGCTCGAACTTTTCCCTAATGCTAAGTTTCTGTTCATGGTCCGGGATGGCCGAGCCACGGTCCATTCTATTATTACGCGAAAG GTGACAATCACGGGGTTCGACTTGACGAGCTACCGACAATGTCTCACGAAGTGGAATCACGCCGTGGAGCTGATGTACCAGCAGTGCAAGTCGCTGGGCCCCTCGCGTTGTCTGCTGGTGCGCTACGAGTCGCTGGTGCTGGCGCCGGAGACCACCATGCGCCGCGTACTCGATTTCCTGGACCTGCCGTGGGACGAAGCCGTCCTGCACCACGAGCGATACATCAACCAACCCAATGGAGTCGCATTGTCAAA CGTGGAGCGCTCGTCGGACCAGGTGGTGCGGCCGGTGAACCTGGACGCGCTGGACAAGTGGGTGGGGCAGGTGCCGGCCGACGTGCGCGCCGACATGGCGGAGCTGGCGCCCATGCTGTCGGTGCTGGGCTACGACCCGTGGGCCAACCCGCCGCGCTACGCCGCCGCGCCCGACCTCGCGCCCCGCCAGCCGCCCGACAAGT